In the Piscinibacter sp. XHJ-5 genome, one interval contains:
- a CDS encoding peptidase M61: MKRLFASIALAAAAGATSAQAIPAVGQQPYPGAMTLQVDATDLDRKIFRAVQSLPVRPGPLVLYYPRWLPGTHAPQGNASTLTGLQVRGNGQRIEWRRDTLDVHAFHLHVPAGVSRIELEFQFVSPLEGSQGQRVVATPDMLGLQWNTVLLYPAGYAASQITVQPSVSLPAGWSFGSALAVASRSGDTVRFKPVSAETLVDSPLFAGRHYQLVDLDPGAAEAGRPPVRLHIVADQPSQLKATPEQIALHRALVTQADKVFGTRHFTQYEFLLALSDQFGAIGLEHHQSSENGVKTGYFTDWAKTPVGRDLLAHEYAHSWNGKFRRPLDLLTPNFNIPMQNSLLWVYEGQTQYWGKVLAARSGLMNASDARDDLAAAAAWLEMRTGRAWRNLQDTTNEAIVNSRWHRDWTNWQRAADYYDEARLFWLEADMLIRDASKGQRSLDDFARAFFGVEPGRVSPLAYRFEDVVRELDRVQPHDWAGFLRRHLDRHDGGAPLEGLARSGWRLAWTDKPSEFYKALETRNRVADFGYSLGFEVSTEPNKDGHKIAQVLWGSPAFEAGVAPSSTLVAVNGRAYKAEWLKDQITEARDSGKPIELLVRSGDLYRTVKVAYRGGLRYPTLQRIEGVPDRLSEVLAPR, from the coding sequence ATGAAACGTCTGTTCGCCAGCATCGCGCTGGCGGCCGCCGCCGGCGCCACCAGCGCTCAGGCGATCCCGGCCGTCGGCCAACAGCCCTACCCGGGCGCGATGACGCTGCAGGTCGACGCGACCGACCTGGACCGAAAGATCTTTCGTGCCGTGCAGAGCCTGCCGGTCCGCCCTGGACCGCTGGTGCTGTACTACCCGCGCTGGCTGCCCGGCACGCACGCGCCCCAGGGCAACGCCTCGACATTGACCGGCCTGCAGGTGCGTGGCAACGGCCAGCGCATCGAGTGGCGGCGCGACACGCTCGACGTGCACGCCTTCCATCTGCACGTGCCCGCGGGAGTGAGCCGGATCGAACTCGAGTTCCAGTTCGTCTCGCCGCTCGAAGGCAGCCAGGGCCAGCGGGTCGTTGCCACGCCCGACATGCTGGGCCTGCAATGGAACACGGTGCTGCTGTACCCGGCCGGCTACGCGGCGTCGCAGATCACCGTGCAGCCTAGCGTGTCGCTGCCGGCCGGCTGGTCGTTCGGCAGCGCGCTGGCTGTCGCTTCGCGCAGCGGCGACACCGTGCGCTTCAAGCCGGTAAGCGCCGAGACGCTCGTCGACTCGCCGCTGTTCGCCGGCCGCCACTACCAGCTCGTCGACCTGGACCCCGGCGCGGCCGAGGCCGGCCGGCCGCCCGTGCGCCTGCACATCGTCGCGGACCAGCCGTCGCAGCTGAAGGCCACGCCGGAGCAGATCGCCCTCCATCGGGCACTGGTCACGCAGGCCGACAAGGTGTTCGGCACTCGCCATTTCACGCAGTACGAGTTCCTGCTGGCCCTCAGCGATCAGTTCGGCGCCATCGGGCTCGAGCACCACCAGTCGAGCGAGAACGGCGTCAAGACCGGCTACTTCACCGACTGGGCCAAGACGCCGGTCGGCCGCGATCTGCTGGCTCACGAATACGCCCATTCGTGGAACGGCAAGTTCCGCCGGCCGCTCGACCTGCTGACGCCCAACTTCAACATCCCCATGCAGAACAGCCTGCTGTGGGTCTACGAAGGCCAGACCCAATACTGGGGCAAGGTGCTTGCCGCACGCTCGGGCCTGATGAACGCGTCCGATGCGCGTGACGACCTCGCGGCCGCAGCCGCCTGGCTGGAGATGCGCACCGGCCGCGCCTGGCGCAACTTGCAGGACACGACCAACGAGGCGATCGTCAATTCGCGCTGGCACCGCGACTGGACCAACTGGCAGCGCGCGGCGGACTACTACGACGAGGCGCGACTGTTCTGGCTGGAAGCCGACATGCTGATCCGGGACGCGTCGAAGGGACAGCGCTCCCTCGACGACTTCGCACGTGCCTTCTTCGGCGTCGAGCCCGGCCGGGTCTCGCCGCTGGCCTACCGCTTCGAGGACGTGGTGCGCGAGCTCGACCGTGTGCAGCCACACGACTGGGCCGGCTTCCTGCGCCGGCACCTGGACCGGCACGACGGCGGCGCGCCGCTCGAAGGACTGGCCAGGAGCGGCTGGCGCCTCGCCTGGACCGACAAGCCCAGCGAGTTCTACAAGGCGCTCGAGACGCGCAACAGGGTGGCCGACTTCGGCTATTCGCTCGGTTTCGAGGTGAGCACCGAGCCGAACAAGGACGGCCACAAGATCGCACAAGTGCTGTGGGGAAGTCCGGCCTTCGAAGCCGGTGTCGCACCGTCGTCGACGCTGGTCGCCGTCAATGGCCGCGCCTACAAGGCCGAATGGCTGAAGGACCAGATCACCGAAGCCAGGGACAGCGGCAAGCCCATCGAGCTGCTGGTGCGCAGCGGCGATCTCTACCGGACGGTGAAGGTGGCCTATCGCGGCGGTCTGCGCTATCCGACGCTGCAACGCATCGAGGGCGTGCCGGACCGCCTGAGCGAGGTGCTGGCGCCGCGCTGA
- a CDS encoding YHS domain-containing (seleno)protein, which produces MTHVLFLRRWLCMAVLGLAATAFAQDFDSPNQGPFRTTSDGADDKLMLMGYDAVGYFTEGRALKGDPAIKTEHLGVTYRFASEANKAEFLRQPQKYMPQFGGFCSNGINYAVPWGAGGGPDTWRIYRGKLYVFGGQASRDHFEMDTERNLRLAHRYWNEEVAGSNAFLTRARRLVFRVPHYKTDRELREEWEGKRAAGTLPVMPGAPQVVPAQ; this is translated from the coding sequence ATGACGCATGTCCTCTTTCTTCGACGCTGGCTCTGCATGGCGGTACTCGGCCTGGCGGCCACCGCGTTCGCCCAGGACTTCGATTCGCCCAACCAGGGGCCGTTTCGCACGACGAGCGACGGCGCCGACGACAAGCTGATGCTCATGGGCTACGACGCCGTCGGCTACTTCACCGAGGGCCGTGCGTTGAAGGGCGATCCGGCGATCAAGACGGAGCATCTGGGCGTCACCTACCGTTTCGCCAGCGAGGCGAACAAGGCAGAGTTCCTCAGGCAGCCGCAGAAGTACATGCCGCAGTTTGGGGGGTTCTGCTCCAACGGCATCAACTACGCCGTGCCTTGGGGCGCGGGCGGCGGACCCGACACCTGGCGCATCTACCGCGGCAAGCTCTACGTCTTCGGGGGACAGGCCTCACGCGACCACTTCGAGATGGACACCGAGCGCAACCTGCGCCTGGCCCACCGGTACTGGAACGAGGAGGTGGCCGGGTCCAACGCTTTCCTGACACGCGCCAGGCGCCTCGTGTTCCGCGTGCCGCACTACAAGACAGACCGGGAGCTGCGCGAGGAGTGGGAGGGCAAGCGGGCGGCAGGGACGCTGCCCGTGATGCCTGGTGCGCCGCAGGTGGTGCCGGCGCAGTAG
- a CDS encoding D-amino acid dehydrogenase, whose translation MRVMVLGSGVIGVSCAWQLAAAGHEVTVIDRQPAPGLETSYANAGEVSPGYSAPWAGPGVPVKAVKWLLMRHRPLVIRPHVDWGMVGWVLSMLRNCTAARYDLNKSRMVRLAEYSRDCLRELREQTGIRYDERMQGTLQLFRTRQQLDGTGADVAILRRYGVRFEVLDRAGCIRQEPALAAVEDKFVGGLVLPGDETGDCFQFTQRLAALAAERGVVFRHGTPIKGLLREGMRIAGVVTETGTERADAYLVALGSYSPLLLEGIGIHIPVYPVKGYSITVPITDARGAPESTVMDETHKVAVTRLGERIRVGGTAELAGYTLKLHDARRNTLEHVVADLFPRGGDVSRAEFWCGLRPMTPDGTPIVGGTRLPNLFIATGHGTLGWTMAAGTGCVMTDLISGREPEIDMEGLTVERYRHAYR comes from the coding sequence ATGCGCGTGATGGTTCTCGGCAGTGGTGTCATCGGCGTGTCGTGCGCCTGGCAGCTCGCGGCGGCGGGCCACGAAGTGACGGTGATCGACAGGCAGCCGGCACCCGGTCTCGAGACCAGCTACGCCAACGCGGGGGAGGTGTCGCCGGGATACTCCGCGCCCTGGGCGGGTCCCGGCGTGCCGGTCAAGGCGGTGAAATGGCTGCTGATGCGGCATCGCCCGCTGGTGATTCGACCGCATGTCGACTGGGGCATGGTGGGATGGGTGCTGTCCATGCTGCGCAATTGCACGGCGGCGCGCTACGACCTCAACAAGAGTCGCATGGTGCGGCTTGCCGAGTACAGCCGAGACTGCCTGCGCGAGCTGCGAGAGCAGACCGGCATCCGCTACGACGAGCGCATGCAGGGCACGCTGCAGCTGTTTCGCACACGTCAGCAGCTCGACGGCACGGGCGCGGACGTCGCCATCCTGCGTCGCTACGGCGTGCGCTTCGAGGTGCTCGATCGGGCTGGCTGCATCCGCCAGGAACCAGCGCTCGCGGCCGTGGAGGACAAGTTCGTGGGCGGCCTGGTGCTGCCCGGCGACGAGACCGGCGACTGCTTCCAGTTCACGCAGAGGCTCGCCGCGCTGGCCGCCGAGCGCGGCGTCGTGTTCCGCCACGGCACGCCGATCAAGGGCCTGCTGCGCGAGGGAATGCGCATCGCCGGCGTCGTCACCGAGACGGGCACCGAGCGCGCCGACGCCTATCTCGTGGCCCTGGGCAGCTATTCGCCGCTGCTGCTGGAGGGCATAGGCATTCACATTCCGGTGTATCCGGTCAAGGGCTATTCGATCACCGTGCCGATCACCGACGCGCGCGGCGCCCCGGAGTCCACCGTGATGGACGAGACGCACAAGGTGGCGGTGACCCGCCTCGGCGAGCGCATCCGTGTCGGCGGGACGGCCGAGCTCGCCGGCTACACGCTCAAGTTGCACGACGCGCGACGGAACACCCTGGAGCACGTGGTGGCCGACCTGTTCCCGCGGGGCGGCGACGTCTCGCGCGCCGAATTCTGGTGCGGGCTTCGGCCGATGACGCCCGACGGCACGCCGATCGTCGGCGGCACGCGGCTGCCCAATCTCTTTATTGCCACCGGCCACGGCACGCTGGGCTGGACGATGGCCGCGGGCACCGGCTGCGTGATGACCGACCTGATCTCCGGCCGCGAGCCGGAGATCGACATGGAAGGACTGACGGTGGAGCGTTACCGCCACGCCTACCGTTGA
- a CDS encoding LysR family transcriptional regulator, with product MDRFEGMRVFVTVADAKGFAPAARLLGMSPPAVSRAIVALEEHVGAQLLRRTTRSVSLTEAGERFHAHCKRILAEVAEAEAVAGGTHSAPQGQLAITAPQMFGRMHVAPVLLAFLAQHPQVSARAHFVDHIVHLLEEGFDVAVRIAHLPDSGLTAIRVGHVRRVIVASPAYLEAHGEPRTPADLARHDGVGFAMHGGVVAPWALYPPGRKSRAQREIAHPRMQLVANTGEVGIAAALAGHGLARALSYQVAESVKQGRLRIVLADHEPPPIPVQVVHADGRRAAAKVRAFIDFAVERLRREPVLQNGA from the coding sequence ATGGACCGATTCGAAGGCATGAGGGTGTTCGTGACCGTGGCCGACGCGAAGGGCTTCGCGCCGGCCGCGCGGCTGCTGGGAATGTCCCCGCCGGCGGTGAGCCGCGCCATCGTCGCGCTGGAAGAGCACGTCGGCGCACAGCTGTTGAGGCGAACGACGCGCAGCGTCTCGCTCACCGAGGCAGGTGAACGCTTCCATGCCCATTGCAAGCGCATCCTGGCGGAGGTCGCCGAGGCCGAGGCGGTGGCCGGCGGCACCCACAGCGCGCCGCAGGGCCAGCTCGCGATCACCGCGCCGCAGATGTTCGGCCGGATGCACGTCGCGCCGGTGCTGCTGGCGTTCCTGGCGCAGCACCCTCAGGTGAGCGCGCGGGCGCACTTCGTCGACCACATCGTGCATCTGCTCGAGGAGGGGTTCGACGTTGCCGTGCGCATCGCGCACTTGCCGGACTCGGGGCTCACCGCGATTCGCGTGGGACACGTGCGGCGTGTCATCGTGGCGTCGCCGGCCTACCTTGAAGCGCACGGCGAGCCGCGCACGCCGGCCGACCTGGCGCGCCACGACGGCGTGGGTTTCGCGATGCACGGCGGCGTCGTCGCGCCGTGGGCGCTCTATCCGCCCGGGCGCAAGAGCAGGGCCCAACGCGAAATCGCCCACCCGCGCATGCAGCTCGTCGCCAACACGGGCGAGGTCGGCATCGCGGCGGCACTGGCCGGGCACGGGCTGGCGCGGGCGCTGTCGTACCAGGTGGCGGAATCCGTGAAGCAGGGACGCCTGCGCATCGTGCTTGCCGACCACGAACCGCCGCCGATTCCGGTGCAGGTGGTGCATGCCGACGGACGGCGCGCCGCGGCCAAGGTGCGCGCCTTCATCGACTTTGCCGTCGAGCGGCTTCGGCGCGAGCCGGTGCTGCAGAACGGCGCATGA
- a CDS encoding glutathione S-transferase: MTPIRLYAYPLSGHAHRVELFLSLLGLPFDKVDIDIVKGEQKQAEFLALNPFGQVPVIQDGELTLADSNAILTYLALRYDTGGRWLPRDPIGAAQVQRWLSVAAGPLVNGPGSARVNVLFRRPHDPRCLDIATVLLTRIEHHLAARDFLAADGPTIADIALYTYTSHAPEGGVSLQPYPKVRAWLARIEALPGFVGMPRQAAAEAAR; this comes from the coding sequence ATGACCCCGATCCGCCTGTACGCCTATCCGCTGTCCGGCCACGCTCACCGCGTCGAGCTCTTCCTTTCGCTGCTCGGGCTGCCGTTCGACAAGGTCGACATCGACATCGTCAAGGGCGAGCAGAAGCAGGCCGAGTTCCTGGCCCTGAATCCCTTCGGCCAGGTGCCTGTGATCCAGGACGGCGAGCTCACGCTGGCCGACAGCAACGCGATCCTCACCTATCTGGCGCTGCGCTATGACACCGGCGGCCGCTGGCTGCCTCGCGATCCGATCGGCGCGGCGCAGGTGCAGCGCTGGCTCTCGGTGGCTGCCGGCCCGCTGGTCAACGGGCCCGGCAGCGCACGCGTCAACGTGCTGTTCCGGCGTCCGCACGACCCGCGCTGCCTCGACATCGCGACGGTGCTGCTGACGCGCATCGAGCACCACCTGGCCGCGCGCGATTTCCTCGCTGCCGACGGGCCGACCATCGCCGACATCGCGCTGTACACCTACACCTCCCACGCGCCGGAGGGCGGCGTCTCGCTGCAGCCCTATCCCAAGGTGCGGGCCTGGCTGGCGCGAATCGAGGCCTTGCCGGGCTTCGTCGGCATGCCGCGGCAAGCCGCGGCCGAGGCGGCTCGATGA
- a CDS encoding SDR family oxidoreductase — MNDLFSLEGRTALITGGSRGIGRMIAAGFLQAGARVYISARKADACRQTAAELSALGPCVALPADVSTLEGAQALVQAYSAHESQLDILVNNAGAAWGAPYDEFPEKGWDKVLDLNLKSPFFLTQALSPALRKAAEFRPAKVINIASIDGISVNAQETYSYAASKAGLIHLTRRMSLRLIQDNIVVSAIAPGAFASDMNRDARDRAGEVAAHVPAGRIGQDDDMAGAAVYLASRAGDYVVGATLVVDGGVTLAR; from the coding sequence ATGAATGATCTGTTTTCCCTCGAAGGCCGCACGGCGCTGATCACCGGCGGCTCGCGCGGCATCGGCCGCATGATCGCGGCCGGCTTTCTGCAGGCCGGCGCGCGCGTCTACATTTCCGCCCGCAAGGCCGACGCCTGCCGGCAGACCGCCGCCGAGCTGTCGGCGCTGGGGCCCTGCGTCGCGCTGCCGGCCGACGTGTCGACGCTCGAAGGCGCGCAGGCGCTGGTCCAGGCCTACTCGGCGCACGAGTCGCAGCTCGACATCCTGGTCAACAACGCCGGCGCCGCCTGGGGGGCGCCGTACGACGAGTTTCCCGAAAAGGGATGGGACAAGGTGCTGGACCTGAATCTGAAGAGTCCCTTCTTCCTGACGCAGGCGTTGAGCCCGGCACTGCGCAAGGCAGCCGAGTTCCGGCCGGCGAAGGTGATCAACATCGCCTCCATCGACGGCATCTCGGTGAATGCACAGGAAACGTATTCGTATGCCGCCAGCAAGGCAGGGTTGATCCACCTCACGCGGCGCATGTCGCTGCGCTTGATCCAGGACAACATCGTGGTGAGCGCCATCGCCCCGGGTGCGTTCGCCTCGGACATGAACCGCGACGCACGCGACCGCGCAGGCGAAGTCGCGGCACATGTGCCTGCCGGCCGCATCGGCCAGGACGACGACATGGCGGGGGCCGCGGTGTACCTCGCCTCGCGTGCAGGCGACTACGTCGTGGGCGCCACGCTGGTCGTCGACGGCGGTGTCACCCTGGCGCGATAG
- a CDS encoding pyridoxamine 5'-phosphate oxidase family protein, with amino-acid sequence MSAPPPDAPFHAGERAVQERVGVRDRIEAIGQRVIRSFMPEQHRELFGKLPWFFVGSLDAQRRPWASVLAGRPGFVSAPDERTLRIAAVPSSADPLAQALRPGVPLGLLGLEPHTRRRNRMNGTVSDIDADGFTVAVDQSFGNCPQYIQAREPQWARPPDTAEPAAESLGAALHDAAIRLVRAADTLFIASAAARARGHGGADGVDVSHRGGNPGFVRVDSDGSNGTVLTLPDFRGNFLFNTLGNIAAHPQSGLLFIDHASGDLLQLTGRAEIVWGGPEVQAFEGAQRLLRVRVDEAVWRPEALPLRWSAPQFAPQLATTGRWR; translated from the coding sequence ATGAGCGCGCCGCCACCGGATGCGCCGTTTCATGCCGGCGAGCGGGCGGTCCAGGAGCGTGTCGGCGTGCGCGACAGGATCGAGGCGATCGGCCAGCGCGTGATCCGCTCCTTCATGCCCGAGCAGCATCGCGAGCTGTTCGGCAAGTTGCCGTGGTTCTTCGTCGGCAGCCTCGACGCGCAGCGGCGTCCCTGGGCCTCGGTGCTCGCCGGTCGACCGGGCTTCGTGTCTGCCCCCGACGAGCGCACGCTGCGCATCGCGGCCGTGCCGTCGTCCGCCGATCCGCTCGCGCAGGCCTTGCGGCCCGGCGTGCCGCTCGGGCTGCTGGGGCTGGAGCCGCACACCCGCCGGCGCAATCGCATGAACGGCACCGTCAGTGACATCGATGCCGACGGCTTCACGGTTGCCGTGGACCAGAGCTTCGGCAACTGCCCGCAGTACATCCAGGCGCGTGAGCCGCAATGGGCCCGCCCGCCGGACACGGCCGAGCCGGCCGCCGAATCCCTCGGGGCGGCGCTCCACGACGCAGCGATACGGCTGGTGCGAGCGGCCGACACGCTGTTCATCGCGTCCGCGGCGGCGCGGGCGCGCGGTCACGGGGGCGCCGATGGCGTCGACGTCTCGCATCGCGGCGGCAACCCGGGCTTCGTGCGCGTGGACAGCGACGGCAGCAACGGCACGGTGCTGACCCTGCCCGACTTTCGCGGCAACTTCCTCTTCAACACGCTCGGCAACATCGCGGCCCACCCGCAGTCGGGCCTGCTGTTCATCGATCATGCGAGCGGAGACCTGCTGCAGCTGACCGGCCGCGCGGAGATCGTGTGGGGCGGACCCGAAGTGCAAGCCTTCGAAGGCGCGCAGCGCCTGCTGCGGGTTCGCGTCGACGAGGCCGTCTGGCGGCCGGAGGCGCTGCCGCTGCGCTGGTCTGCCCCGCAGTTTGCGCCGCAGCTGGCCACGACGGGGCGCTGGCGGTAG
- a CDS encoding DUF72 domain-containing protein, with amino-acid sequence MAKNASKGASRIRVGVGGWTYEPWRNNFYPAGWPHARELEYAAGKLTAIEINGTYYSTQKPASFAKWRDDTPDDFVFSMKASRYSTNRRELATAGESIERFIGSGISELGKKLGPIVWQFMPTKRFEPEDFEAFLALLPHRVDGLALRHVVDVRHPSFKVPEFIALLRQYKTGVVYADTDEYPSFADITSDLVYARLMRSQADVDTGYGASSLDRWAQAAKTWAAGGEPADAPRVTSTPAPDTPRDVFIYFISGAKERAPAAALALLQRLL; translated from the coding sequence TTGGCGAAGAACGCATCGAAAGGCGCATCCCGCATCCGCGTGGGCGTCGGCGGCTGGACCTACGAGCCGTGGCGCAACAACTTCTATCCTGCCGGCTGGCCGCACGCGCGCGAACTCGAATACGCGGCGGGCAAGCTCACGGCGATCGAGATCAACGGCACGTACTACAGCACCCAGAAGCCGGCCAGCTTCGCGAAGTGGCGCGACGATACCCCTGACGACTTCGTCTTCTCGATGAAGGCGTCGCGCTACTCCACCAACCGGCGGGAGCTGGCCACTGCCGGTGAGTCGATCGAGCGCTTCATCGGCAGCGGCATCAGCGAACTCGGCAAGAAGCTCGGGCCCATCGTCTGGCAGTTCATGCCGACCAAGCGCTTCGAGCCCGAAGACTTCGAGGCCTTCCTGGCGCTGCTGCCCCATCGTGTGGATGGGTTGGCGCTGCGGCACGTCGTCGATGTCCGCCATCCGAGCTTCAAGGTACCCGAGTTCATCGCGCTGTTGCGCCAATACAAGACCGGCGTGGTGTATGCCGACACCGACGAATACCCGTCCTTCGCCGACATCACGTCCGACCTGGTGTATGCGCGCCTGATGCGCTCACAGGCCGACGTCGACACGGGCTACGGCGCCTCGTCACTCGATCGGTGGGCGCAGGCCGCCAAGACATGGGCGGCCGGGGGCGAGCCTGCCGATGCCCCGCGTGTCACTTCGACACCGGCGCCGGACACGCCGCGCGACGTCTTCATCTACTTCATCAGCGGGGCCAAGGAGCGCGCACCGGCTGCCGCGCTGGCGTTGCTGCAGCGGCTTTTGTAA
- a CDS encoding AMP nucleosidase: protein MPSVPPFIAPASFEDPAAALDQLRGIYDASVAHLRDALQRFVAGETLTQHVRACYPFVRVHTDTVARADSRLSYGFVAGPGTYETTLTRPDLFGEYYLDQFRLLMKNHHVALEIGTSAQPIPVHFSLAENDHLEGSLDAGRRLLMRDLFDLPDLGAMDDGIANGTHELRPGEAQPLSLFTAPRVDYSLHRLRHYTGTAPEHFQNFVLFTNYQFYIDEFVRLGHEAMAGGNGDYSAFVEPGNVITRRAGLPMRPGDDLGAPPPRLPQMPAYHLVRNDRSGITMVNIGVGPANAKTITDHIAVLRPHAWIMLGHCAGLHTTQQLGDYVLAHGYVREDHVLDEDLPLWVPLPPLAEVQLALEAAVADITKLKGRELKRIMRTGTVASTDNRNWELLPQRTPERRFSQSRAIALDMESATIAANGFRFRVPYGTLLCVSDKPLHGEIKLPGMANHFYRERVDQHLRIGIRAIELLRQAGVDQLHSRKLRSFAEVAFQ, encoded by the coding sequence ATGCCATCGGTCCCGCCCTTCATCGCGCCGGCCAGCTTCGAGGACCCGGCCGCAGCGCTCGATCAGCTGCGCGGCATCTACGACGCCAGCGTCGCGCACCTGCGAGACGCGCTGCAGCGCTTCGTCGCCGGCGAAACACTGACGCAGCACGTGCGCGCCTGCTACCCCTTCGTGCGCGTGCACACCGACACCGTTGCGCGTGCCGACTCTCGCCTGTCGTACGGCTTCGTTGCCGGGCCCGGCACCTACGAGACCACGCTGACACGCCCGGATCTTTTCGGCGAGTACTACCTCGACCAGTTCCGTCTGCTGATGAAGAACCACCACGTGGCGTTGGAGATCGGCACCAGCGCCCAGCCCATCCCGGTGCATTTCTCGCTCGCGGAGAACGACCACCTCGAAGGGTCGCTCGACGCCGGCCGGCGCCTGCTGATGCGCGACCTCTTCGATTTGCCCGACCTCGGCGCGATGGACGACGGCATCGCCAACGGCACGCACGAGCTGCGGCCGGGTGAGGCGCAGCCGCTCTCGCTGTTCACCGCCCCCCGGGTCGACTATTCATTGCACCGGCTGCGCCACTACACCGGCACGGCGCCGGAGCACTTCCAGAACTTCGTCCTGTTCACCAACTACCAGTTCTACATCGACGAGTTCGTGCGCCTCGGCCACGAGGCCATGGCCGGCGGCAACGGCGACTACAGCGCCTTCGTCGAGCCGGGCAACGTGATCACGCGGCGCGCCGGCCTGCCGATGCGCCCCGGCGACGACCTGGGCGCGCCGCCACCGCGGCTGCCGCAGATGCCGGCCTACCACCTGGTGCGCAACGACCGCAGCGGCATCACCATGGTCAACATCGGCGTCGGCCCGGCGAATGCGAAGACCATCACCGACCACATCGCCGTGCTGCGCCCGCATGCCTGGATCATGCTCGGCCACTGTGCCGGGCTGCATACCACGCAGCAGCTCGGCGACTACGTCCTCGCACACGGCTACGTCCGCGAGGACCACGTGCTTGACGAGGACCTGCCGCTGTGGGTGCCGCTGCCGCCGCTGGCCGAGGTGCAGCTCGCGCTCGAGGCGGCGGTGGCCGACATCACGAAGCTCAAGGGGCGCGAGCTGAAGCGCATCATGCGCACCGGCACCGTCGCCAGCACCGACAACCGCAACTGGGAGCTGCTGCCGCAACGCACGCCGGAGCGCCGCTTCAGCCAGAGCCGCGCGATTGCGCTCGACATGGAAAGCGCGACCATCGCGGCCAACGGCTTTCGCTTCCGCGTTCCGTACGGGACCCTGCTGTGCGTCTCGGACAAGCCGCTGCACGGCGAGATCAAGCTGCCCGGCATGGCCAACCATTTCTATCGCGAGCGCGTGGATCAGCACCTTCGCATCGGCATCCGGGCCATCGAGCTGCTGCGCCAGGCCGGCGTGGACCAGCTGCACAGCCGAAAGCTGCGCAGCTTCGCCGAGGTGGCGTTCCAGTAG